One Rhodoferax ferrireducens T118 DNA segment encodes these proteins:
- a CDS encoding Lon protease family protein: protein MAISSLPPDVLRVTVAPESLGFSDTSELLQLPLPWIGQERAEIAARFGLGMEQLDYNLFVLGEVGSGRSTLLRQVMQEVAAHRAAPPDLCYLHNFDAPDKPRALRLPPGQGRLLRQFMAQMCKTLQKEIPQRLDGPDFKAESKHIEKTYKVEQAKAYAELDAFAEARSFALYRENGHLVFTLLGDKGTALTESEARSLPKERRARIDQAEQELREEITRFLDKTRPIERVMNEGLAALRRQVARPLLDREVQEIRLGLNKQIKDAIKLSDYLEQVIKDVLDNLELFQVSDEDDELRQEELVDVLSRYRVNLLVDNEGLVGAPVIIENNPSFRSLFGSIEYQPDEDVLVTDFSRIRAGSLLKAHGGFMMLHLRDLLTDEWMWEKLRRFTRSGRLQIEEPGPMLSPMAAVSLEPEAVDVEVKIVLIGSTEQYYELQEADPEFARRFRVKVDFAESFLANAQTYGASAVFVAHTAARLGLPHFSAPAVARLLEDSHREVDDQLRQSAIFARTEALVMESATVCRTRAGTRVEAVDVEAALQARKLRHDYPDQRLQESITEGDWLITLHGEKTGQLNGLSQIDLGDYRFGLPVRVTARTYAGNEGLLNIEREVEMSGPIHDKGVLILHSYLSALFAHIAPLALNASIVFEQEYHGIEGDSASCAELYAVLSSLSSLPLKQGIAVTGAVNQHGEVLPVGGINEKIEGYFRTCQKAGLDGQQGVLIPWRNRRHLMLERELVEAVSQGLFHIYTAEHASEGIELLTGFSSGMPMGASGYAQDSVLGHAQKTLQGYRRACQLADHPRLPHGKSR from the coding sequence ATGGCCATTTCCAGTCTGCCGCCCGATGTGCTTCGCGTCACGGTCGCTCCCGAGTCCCTCGGGTTCTCTGATACCTCCGAGTTATTGCAACTCCCGCTGCCCTGGATCGGGCAGGAGCGCGCCGAAATCGCCGCGCGCTTCGGCCTTGGCATGGAACAGCTCGACTACAACCTGTTTGTTCTGGGTGAGGTCGGCAGCGGACGCTCCACCTTGTTGCGCCAGGTGATGCAGGAGGTGGCGGCCCATCGGGCGGCGCCGCCCGACTTGTGCTACCTGCACAACTTCGATGCGCCGGACAAGCCCCGTGCCCTGCGCCTGCCACCGGGGCAGGGACGTTTGCTGCGCCAGTTCATGGCCCAAATGTGCAAAACCCTGCAAAAAGAGATACCCCAGCGCCTGGATGGCCCCGACTTCAAGGCCGAGAGCAAGCACATCGAAAAGACCTACAAGGTCGAACAGGCCAAGGCCTATGCCGAACTCGACGCCTTTGCCGAGGCCCGCAGCTTTGCCCTGTACCGGGAGAATGGACATTTGGTGTTCACCTTGCTGGGCGACAAAGGCACGGCGCTGACCGAGAGCGAGGCGCGTTCGCTGCCGAAAGAGCGACGGGCCCGGATTGACCAGGCCGAGCAGGAATTGCGCGAGGAAATCACCCGCTTTCTGGACAAGACCCGCCCGATAGAGCGGGTCATGAATGAAGGCCTGGCCGCCCTGCGGCGTCAGGTCGCCCGCCCGCTGCTGGACCGCGAAGTGCAGGAAATCCGTCTGGGCTTGAACAAGCAGATCAAGGACGCCATCAAGCTCTCTGACTATCTGGAGCAGGTGATCAAGGATGTGCTGGACAACCTGGAGCTGTTCCAGGTGTCGGACGAGGATGATGAACTGCGCCAGGAAGAACTGGTCGACGTTTTGTCCCGTTACCGGGTGAACCTGCTGGTGGACAACGAAGGGCTGGTGGGTGCGCCGGTGATCATCGAGAACAACCCCTCGTTTCGCTCCCTGTTTGGCAGCATCGAATACCAGCCCGACGAAGATGTGCTGGTGACCGATTTCTCCCGCATCCGCGCTGGCAGTCTGCTCAAGGCGCATGGCGGTTTCATGATGCTGCATCTGCGCGACTTGTTGACCGATGAATGGATGTGGGAGAAGCTGCGGCGTTTCACGCGCAGCGGCCGTTTGCAGATCGAAGAACCCGGCCCGATGCTCTCGCCGATGGCCGCCGTGTCACTGGAGCCCGAGGCGGTGGACGTGGAGGTCAAGATTGTGCTGATTGGCTCGACTGAGCAGTACTACGAATTGCAGGAGGCCGACCCGGAGTTTGCACGCCGTTTTCGGGTCAAGGTGGATTTTGCCGAGAGCTTTCTGGCCAATGCCCAGACCTATGGCGCCTCAGCCGTGTTTGTGGCCCACACCGCGGCCCGCTTGGGCTTGCCCCATTTTTCGGCCCCAGCGGTGGCGCGTCTGCTGGAGGATTCGCACCGTGAGGTGGACGACCAGTTGCGCCAGAGTGCCATCTTTGCCCGCACCGAGGCCCTGGTAATGGAAAGCGCCACTGTCTGCCGCACGCGCGCGGGCACGCGGGTTGAAGCCGTCGATGTTGAGGCTGCCTTGCAGGCGCGCAAGCTGCGCCATGACTACCCGGACCAGCGCCTGCAGGAATCCATCACTGAGGGTGACTGGCTGATCACCTTGCATGGCGAGAAAACCGGCCAGCTCAACGGCCTGTCGCAAATCGACCTGGGCGATTACAGATTTGGCCTCCCGGTGCGGGTGACGGCGCGCACCTATGCCGGCAATGAGGGTTTGCTCAACATTGAGCGCGAGGTGGAAATGTCCGGCCCCATCCACGACAAAGGCGTGCTGATACTGCACAGCTACCTGTCGGCGCTGTTCGCCCACATAGCGCCGCTGGCGCTGAACGCCTCCATCGTGTTTGAGCAGGAGTACCACGGTATCGAGGGGGATTCGGCATCTTGCGCCGAGCTCTATGCGGTGCTGTCGTCGCTCTCTAGCCTGCCGCTCAAGCAGGGCATTGCCGTCACCGGTGCGGTCAACCAGCACGGGGAAGTGTTGCCGGTGGGGGGCATCAACGAGAAGATTGAAGGTTACTTCCGGACCTGCCAAAAGGCCGGACTCGATGGCCAACAAGGGGTGCTGATTCCGTGGCGCAATCGGCGCCACCTGATGCTGGAGCGCGAACTGGTCGAGGCGGTGTCGCAGGGCCTGTTTCACATTTACACCGCCGAACATGCCAGCGAAGGCATTGAGCTGCTCACCGGCTTCTCCTCAGGCATGCCCATGGGCGCGAGCGGCTACGCGCAGGACAGTGTGCTGGGCCATGCCCAGAAAACGCTGCAGGGCTACCGCCGGGCCTGCCAGTTGGCCGACCATCCGAGGCTGCCGCACGGGAAGTCACGCTGA
- a CDS encoding dienelactone hydrolase family protein, with protein MKRLTAQDFDQELLILFDAYVHGTIDRRGFLEGAQKFAVAGMTAGMLLAALSPNFAQAQQVSPDDRRLKTERVQYPSPAGYGTIQGYLARPANASGALPGILVVHENRGLNPHIEDIARRLALDGFMAFAPDALTPLGGYPGDEDKARELFAKLDQDKTREDFLAGARYLKGRGDCNGKLGTVGFCWGGGVAHVLSTHLPELDAAVTFYGNHPPAEDAAKVKAPLLLHFAGTDERINASWPAYEAALKAAGVHYTAYQYPGTQHGFNNDTTPRFDAASATVAWQRTMAFFEKNLRG; from the coding sequence ATGAAACGCCTGACTGCACAAGACTTTGACCAGGAACTGCTGATTTTGTTTGATGCCTACGTACACGGCACCATTGACCGGCGCGGCTTTCTGGAAGGGGCGCAGAAGTTTGCGGTAGCCGGCATGACCGCAGGCATGCTGCTCGCTGCGCTGAGCCCGAATTTTGCGCAGGCGCAGCAAGTGTCTCCAGACGACAGGCGGCTCAAGACCGAACGCGTGCAATACCCCTCGCCTGCGGGCTACGGCACGATCCAGGGCTACCTGGCGCGCCCGGCCAATGCCAGCGGCGCGCTGCCTGGCATCCTGGTGGTGCACGAAAATCGCGGCCTCAATCCGCATATCGAGGACATTGCGCGGCGCCTGGCGCTGGACGGCTTCATGGCGTTTGCGCCGGACGCACTGACGCCGCTGGGCGGCTACCCGGGCGATGAAGACAAGGCGCGCGAACTGTTTGCCAAGCTCGATCAAGACAAAACCCGCGAGGATTTTTTGGCTGGCGCACGCTACCTGAAAGGCCGCGGCGACTGCAACGGCAAACTCGGTACAGTGGGCTTTTGCTGGGGCGGGGGCGTGGCGCATGTTCTGTCCACCCACCTGCCCGAGTTGGACGCGGCCGTGACTTTCTATGGCAACCATCCGCCGGCCGAGGACGCTGCCAAGGTCAAAGCTCCGCTGCTGCTTCACTTTGCCGGTACCGACGAACGAATCAATGCCTCCTGGCCCGCGTATGAAGCGGCACTCAAGGCCGCCGGGGTGCACTACACAGCCTATCAGTACCCCGGCACCCAGCATGGCTTCAACAACGACACCACACCGCGCTTTGACGCCGCCAGCGCCACAGTGGCCTGGCAACGCACCATGGCGTTTTTCGAAAAAAACTTACGGGGCTAA
- a CDS encoding RDD family protein, whose product METPSLARRMACWLYEGMLMFGVVFIAGYLFGTLSQTRNAMDNRHALQAFLFVVFGIYFVWFWSQGQTLAMKTWNIQVVDRAGQPITQARALLRYVLCWLWFLPALAGVAPFKLTGSESVVIVISWVVIWAIFSRLQPQQQFWHDVLAGTRLVSKPRLNR is encoded by the coding sequence ATGGAAACCCCTTCTCTTGCCCGGCGCATGGCCTGCTGGCTGTATGAGGGCATGTTGATGTTTGGCGTGGTCTTCATCGCCGGCTATCTCTTTGGCACCCTGAGCCAAACGCGCAATGCCATGGACAACCGTCATGCCCTGCAAGCGTTTCTATTTGTCGTTTTTGGCATCTATTTCGTCTGGTTCTGGTCCCAAGGCCAAACCCTGGCCATGAAAACCTGGAACATCCAGGTGGTGGATCGTGCCGGCCAGCCCATCACACAAGCGCGAGCTTTGCTGCGCTATGTGCTCTGCTGGCTCTGGTTTTTGCCAGCGTTGGCGGGCGTTGCCCCCTTCAAGTTGACTGGCTCTGAATCTGTCGTTATCGTGATCAGCTGGGTGGTGATCTGGGCTATTTTCAGCCGCCTTCAGCCGCAACAACAATTCTGGCACGACGTGCTGGCAGGCACCCGGCTGGTGTCAAAGCCCCGCTTGAATCGGTAG
- a CDS encoding DUF3106 domain-containing protein, which yields MATSHVVAQDVPATPLQTASAVKRPSPTAPTRTSNAPGKSSQPSWQDLTPAQQLSLMPLAAHWSSLDSAKKRKWIALAANYSALAPAEQAKLHSRMTEWASLSPKQRDQARLNFAQTKQLSPTQKAATWQAYQALSPEEKQKLAKSAPPRPTGAAAATKPAAPEKLTKIPLHKQTTKQVSEAPAINPAVNRNTLLPRAKPLPEPKPTQQN from the coding sequence ATGGCCACTTCGCATGTGGTGGCCCAAGACGTGCCAGCAACGCCTCTGCAGACAGCCTCTGCGGTCAAACGGCCCAGCCCAACGGCGCCGACCAGAACGTCAAATGCCCCAGGTAAATCTTCTCAACCGAGCTGGCAAGATTTAACGCCCGCGCAGCAGTTGTCGCTCATGCCCCTGGCGGCCCATTGGAGTTCACTGGATAGCGCCAAAAAGCGCAAATGGATCGCCCTTGCTGCGAATTATTCAGCCCTGGCACCGGCGGAGCAGGCCAAGCTTCACAGTCGCATGACCGAATGGGCGTCGCTGAGCCCAAAGCAGCGGGATCAGGCGCGACTCAACTTTGCCCAGACCAAGCAACTCAGTCCGACCCAAAAAGCCGCCACTTGGCAGGCCTACCAAGCGCTCAGTCCTGAAGAAAAACAAAAACTGGCCAAATCAGCACCGCCCAGGCCGACCGGTGCGGCAGCGGCTACCAAACCTGCAGCCCCTGAAAAATTGACGAAAATTCCCCTGCACAAGCAAACAACAAAGCAAGTCTCTGAGGCACCTGCAATCAATCCAGCGGTGAACCGCAACACCCTGTTGCCGCGTGCAAAGCCGCTGCCTGAGCCTAAACCCACGCAGCAAAACTGA
- a CDS encoding LLM class flavin-dependent oxidoreductase: MIPFSVLDLSPIVQGGDAAQSFRNTLDLAQHAERWGYQRYWLAEHHGMPGIASAATSVLIGHVAGGTSTIRVGAGGIMLPNHSPLVIAEQFGTLESLYPGRIDLGLGRAPGSDQTTARALRRNLASDADEFPRDVVELMDYFSKESINPVHAVPGQGLNVPIWILGSSLFGAQLAAVLGLPYAFASHFAPQQMMQAIDLYRTSFSPSTHLAKPYVMLGFNVFAADSDEEAAFRATSMQQAFVNLRSGRPARLPPPLAGYANRVGPAERALLESVLSCSAIGAPGTVRASLKAFIERTGADELMITSQIYEHSARLRSYEITSGIFAEKKERP; this comes from the coding sequence ATGATTCCCTTTTCAGTTCTCGACCTCTCCCCCATTGTGCAAGGTGGCGACGCGGCGCAGTCGTTTCGCAACACCCTTGACCTGGCCCAGCACGCCGAACGCTGGGGCTACCAACGTTACTGGCTGGCGGAGCATCACGGCATGCCGGGTATTGCCAGTGCCGCGACTTCGGTGCTCATTGGGCACGTGGCGGGCGGCACATCCACGATTCGGGTCGGCGCGGGCGGCATCATGCTGCCCAACCATTCGCCGCTGGTCATCGCCGAGCAATTTGGCACCCTGGAATCGCTCTACCCTGGCCGCATTGACCTCGGGCTGGGCCGTGCGCCCGGCTCGGACCAGACCACCGCGCGCGCGCTACGCCGCAACCTGGCGTCGGACGCCGACGAGTTTCCGCGCGATGTGGTCGAACTGATGGATTATTTTTCAAAGGAATCAATCAACCCGGTGCATGCGGTGCCAGGCCAGGGTTTGAATGTGCCGATCTGGATTCTGGGCTCCAGCCTGTTTGGCGCGCAACTGGCCGCCGTGCTGGGTCTGCCCTATGCTTTCGCCTCCCACTTCGCACCCCAACAGATGATGCAGGCGATTGATCTGTACCGGACCAGCTTCTCGCCTTCAACGCACCTGGCAAAACCCTACGTCATGCTTGGCTTTAACGTGTTCGCCGCCGATAGCGACGAAGAAGCAGCTTTTCGGGCCACCTCGATGCAGCAGGCCTTTGTCAACCTGCGCAGCGGTCGCCCGGCCCGGCTGCCCCCGCCGCTAGCCGGCTACGCCAACCGTGTGGGTCCAGCCGAGCGAGCCTTGCTTGAGAGCGTTTTGTCGTGCTCGGCCATTGGTGCGCCGGGCACCGTGCGCGCCAGCCTGAAGGCATTTATCGAGCGCACCGGGGCCGATGAGTTGATGATCACGTCGCAAATTTATGAACATTCGGCGCGGCTGCGGTCTTATGAGATCACATCGGGGATTTTTGCTGAGAAAAAGGAGAGACCATGA
- a CDS encoding SDR family oxidoreductase — MTHQKRDGKPDPQGAAKSVFITGASSGLGRQMAIEFSRRGYRLALCARRLDVLMALRTELQAEGGSAVFVAALDVTDEAAVAQVFSQARAQLGSLDIVVANAGIGHHGTIGKLPFERVRDTINTNVIGFMATVDAAMHHFKEQGHGHLVGISSVAAFRGMPAGGVYGASKAAVTTYLESLRAETHSSPIVVTTLSPGFIDTPINRGAKSRPFVIGVERGGKLLVDLIERQVEQATVPRWPWSVVARIMAVLPTSVIAKLR, encoded by the coding sequence ATGACTCATCAAAAACGCGATGGCAAGCCTGACCCACAAGGCGCCGCAAAAAGCGTGTTCATCACCGGCGCCTCGTCCGGCCTCGGGCGCCAGATGGCGATCGAATTCTCCCGGCGCGGCTACCGGCTGGCGCTCTGCGCCCGCCGCCTGGATGTGCTCATGGCCTTGCGGACCGAACTGCAAGCCGAGGGTGGCAGCGCGGTATTTGTGGCGGCACTGGACGTGACCGACGAGGCGGCGGTGGCCCAGGTGTTTTCCCAGGCCCGCGCGCAATTGGGTTCGCTTGACATCGTGGTGGCCAATGCGGGTATTGGTCACCATGGCACCATCGGCAAACTGCCGTTTGAGCGGGTGCGCGACACCATCAACACCAACGTCATCGGCTTCATGGCCACGGTGGACGCGGCCATGCATCATTTCAAGGAACAGGGCCACGGTCATCTGGTCGGCATCAGCTCGGTGGCGGCCTTTCGCGGCATGCCCGCTGGGGGCGTTTATGGGGCATCCAAGGCCGCAGTCACGACCTATCTGGAGTCGCTGCGGGCCGAAACGCACAGCAGCCCGATTGTTGTCACCACGCTGTCGCCGGGTTTTATTGACACGCCGATCAACCGTGGCGCGAAAAGCCGCCCGTTTGTGATCGGGGTCGAGCGTGGTGGCAAATTGTTGGTGGATTTGATTGAGCGCCAGGTCGAACAGGCCACGGTGCCGCGCTGGCCCTGGAGCGTGGTGGCCAGAATCATGGCCGTGTTGCCGACGTCTGTCATTGCAAAACTGAGATGA
- a CDS encoding FAD-dependent monooxygenase, whose product MTEKALIVGGGIGGLAAALACVRAGVEVDLFERAAEFSEVGAGIQLGPNVTAVLHVWGLKDVLASVAAFPERLQVRSASSGAELGVLALGSVAQARYGFPYATIHRADLHALLLTALQSQTGVRLYAGSAAAGFAQHDDGVTLQMADGREAHGELLVGADGLWSAVRQQLLHDGKPLATGHLAYRALVPQSSLPERMRSQQVTAWLGPRLHVVQYPVRRGDWLNVVAIVQGRMVGEVESWDHSANAAELQRLMAATCAPLQGLIHAIEQWRLWPLSIRLPMRGAHEQAQGRVALLGDAAHPMLPYLAQGAGMALEDAAELGRVLTRDGATRPVARSRDLPALLNQYAQRRWQRNARVQARAIRNGKIFHATGPMRWGRDAAMKLLGESLLDLPWLYGGSSL is encoded by the coding sequence ATGACTGAAAAAGCATTGATTGTTGGCGGTGGCATCGGTGGTCTGGCCGCTGCGCTGGCTTGCGTGCGCGCAGGTGTGGAAGTTGACTTGTTTGAGCGCGCCGCTGAGTTTTCCGAGGTCGGGGCCGGTATTCAACTGGGCCCCAATGTGACGGCGGTGCTCCATGTCTGGGGTTTAAAGGACGTGCTGGCCAGCGTGGCCGCCTTTCCGGAGCGCCTGCAGGTGCGCAGTGCGAGCTCGGGCGCCGAGTTGGGCGTGTTGGCGCTGGGGTCGGTGGCGCAGGCGCGTTATGGCTTTCCCTATGCGACGATTCACCGGGCTGATCTGCATGCCTTGCTGCTCACTGCCTTGCAGTCGCAGACGGGGGTGCGGCTCTATGCGGGCAGTGCGGCGGCTGGTTTTGCGCAGCATGACGATGGTGTGACGCTGCAGATGGCTGATGGCCGCGAGGCGCACGGTGAGCTGCTGGTGGGCGCCGATGGTCTGTGGAGCGCGGTGCGCCAGCAGTTGCTCCACGATGGCAAGCCGCTTGCCACCGGGCACCTGGCCTACCGCGCGCTGGTGCCGCAAAGCAGCTTGCCTGAGCGTATGCGCTCGCAACAAGTCACCGCCTGGCTGGGGCCCCGGCTGCATGTGGTGCAGTACCCCGTGCGCCGGGGCGACTGGCTCAACGTGGTGGCCATCGTGCAGGGCCGCATGGTGGGAGAGGTCGAGAGCTGGGACCACAGCGCCAATGCCGCCGAGTTGCAGCGCTTGATGGCCGCCACCTGCGCGCCCTTGCAGGGTTTGATTCATGCCATTGAACAGTGGCGGCTGTGGCCCTTGAGCATCCGCTTGCCCATGCGCGGCGCCCACGAGCAGGCGCAGGGGCGGGTGGCGCTGCTGGGTGATGCAGCGCACCCCATGCTGCCCTATCTGGCGCAGGGTGCGGGCATGGCCCTGGAAGACGCGGCTGAACTGGGCCGGGTGCTGACACGAGATGGCGCGACCCGACCGGTGGCGCGGTCGCGCGACCTGCCCGCCTTGTTAAACCAGTACGCCCAGCGCCGCTGGCAACGCAACGCCCGGGTGCAGGCGCGCGCAATCCGTAATGGGAAAATATTTCATGCCACCGGGCCCATGCGCTGGGGTCGCGATGCTGCCATGAAGCTGCTGGGCGAGTCGCTGCTGGACTTGCCTTGGTTGTATGGCGGTTCGTCGTTATAA
- a CDS encoding DUF4389 domain-containing protein: MNDFSTETEGPRSIWMRGLLMILMALAYQLASTLLFFVAIIQFILALVSQTPNPRLSAFGCSLGRYQAQNANFVSFASEELPFPFAEWPSSD; the protein is encoded by the coding sequence ATGAACGACTTTTCGACTGAAACCGAGGGCCCCCGCAGCATCTGGATGCGAGGCCTGCTGATGATTTTGATGGCTCTGGCCTACCAGTTGGCCAGCACCCTGCTGTTCTTTGTGGCGATCATTCAGTTTATTCTGGCGCTGGTGAGCCAAACGCCCAACCCGCGCTTGTCAGCGTTTGGTTGCAGTCTGGGACGCTACCAGGCCCAGAATGCGAACTTCGTCAGTTTTGCGTCGGAAGAGTTGCCTTTCCCATTTGCCGAATGGCCAAGCAGCGATTAG
- a CDS encoding DUF3619 family protein — MTNSYQYQNQLAQDRLGFRITARLSDATDSLPQDISERLRAARVQAVGQRKLALKYAVTGLAVSGGAGSVTLGQAHFGWWGRLAAAIPLLALVVGLIAINVIQDDNRVRELADIDAALLTDDLPPAAYADPGFLQFLKINAAQDQ; from the coding sequence ATGACCAATTCGTATCAATACCAAAATCAACTAGCACAAGATCGTTTGGGCTTTCGCATCACTGCGCGCTTGTCTGATGCCACTGACAGTTTGCCGCAGGATATTTCGGAGCGTCTGCGCGCGGCTCGGGTGCAGGCAGTGGGCCAACGCAAGTTGGCGCTCAAGTATGCCGTGACCGGCTTGGCGGTGTCGGGTGGCGCGGGGAGCGTCACGCTGGGCCAGGCGCACTTTGGCTGGTGGGGTCGGTTGGCTGCGGCCATTCCACTGTTGGCCCTGGTTGTGGGCCTGATCGCCATCAATGTCATTCAAGATGACAACCGTGTCCGCGAGTTGGCCGACATCGATGCCGCGTTGCTGACCGATGACTTGCCACCCGCGGCCTATGCGGACCCGGGTTTTTTGCAGTTCCTCAAAATCAATGCCGCTCAGGATCAGTAA
- a CDS encoding RNA polymerase sigma factor: MATEKELSDFLKDVEKRAFKRSVYHVRNVESALDIVQDSMMKLAVHYGDKPVAELPMLFQRILSNCTLDWFRRQKTRNALFSNLSDFESEGEDGEFDLLETLNTQNHSNQTESAESSTQRAQTLHEIENEIQALPTRQREAFLMRYWEELDVAETAAAMGCSEGSVKTHCSRAVQALGKALRVKGITL, from the coding sequence TTGGCCACTGAAAAAGAACTTTCTGATTTTCTGAAAGACGTTGAAAAACGTGCCTTCAAACGGTCCGTTTACCACGTTCGCAACGTGGAGTCTGCACTGGATATCGTGCAAGACAGCATGATGAAGCTGGCCGTGCACTACGGTGACAAGCCGGTCGCCGAGTTGCCAATGCTGTTCCAACGCATTCTGTCCAACTGCACGCTTGACTGGTTTCGGCGCCAAAAAACCCGCAATGCGCTTTTCTCCAACCTGAGTGATTTTGAATCTGAAGGAGAAGACGGCGAATTTGACCTGCTGGAAACTTTAAACACCCAAAACCACTCGAACCAAACAGAGAGTGCGGAGAGTTCCACTCAGCGGGCACAAACCTTGCATGAAATTGAAAACGAAATTCAGGCACTTCCAACCCGTCAACGGGAAGCCTTCCTCATGCGTTATTGGGAGGAATTGGACGTGGCAGAGACTGCTGCGGCCATGGGGTGTTCAGAAGGCAGTGTCAAAACCCACTGTTCGCGGGCAGTTCAGGCCCTCGGCAAAGCATTGAGGGTGAAGGGAATCACGTTATGA
- a CDS encoding chorismate-binding protein, protein MRAFIDFPASLPAAPGGVQSARWSARFEAPLQVLTAWQLHEVPAVLQQVQQQARAGRWCVGELAYEAASAFDAALVTQQACPDWPLARFAVFDRPFPESQTASPPPVAPSAGAAPHPMPEWTLASDFADYATRFERARQAMADGECYQVNLTEALRARWPAADTRDIAAWFERLRAAQPGGYQAWLDWGEQQVLSLSPELFFDWRPDGAEGVLTCQPMKGTAPRHADPRLDAQACSQLRESAKEQAENVMIVDLLRNDMGRIAQPGSVQVSRLFAVQALPTVWQMTSTVCARTRPGVGLPELFAAMFPCGSVTGAPKARAMHWIAALERGPRGVYCGAVGVVRPGGAATFNVPIRTVALQRGSVAPGPPAAPAWHGHFGVGSAITFYAEPLAEWRELAAKTRFLARAAQRFELLETLRLEAGHYWLLEQHLARMAGSAAYFGFEWRPADVQACLDQLLGGREQGVYRVRLTCSSEGQVQAQAFDLQPSPQPVFFNLSAQALESMGREHEFVTHKTTRRQHYETRLRSAPGVFDTLMRNERGELTEFTRGNLALKMAGRWRTPALHCGLLAGTYRADLLARGDLTEEVLTLADLQGAEEVAFFNSVRGWLVARLVA, encoded by the coding sequence GTGCGGGCTTTTATCGATTTCCCGGCAAGTCTGCCGGCCGCGCCGGGCGGCGTGCAGTCGGCTCGCTGGAGCGCCCGCTTTGAAGCCCCCTTGCAAGTGCTCACCGCCTGGCAGCTTCACGAGGTGCCAGCCGTGCTGCAACAGGTTCAGCAACAGGCCCGGGCCGGGCGCTGGTGTGTGGGCGAGCTGGCCTATGAGGCGGCCAGTGCTTTTGATGCCGCACTCGTCACGCAGCAGGCGTGCCCAGATTGGCCTCTGGCCCGATTTGCCGTGTTTGACCGCCCGTTTCCAGAATCGCAAACTGCGTCACCGCCGCCGGTCGCACCTAGTGCGGGTGCTGCGCCGCATCCGATGCCGGAGTGGACCTTGGCGAGCGACTTCGCGGACTACGCCACACGCTTCGAGCGCGCGCGCCAGGCGATGGCGGATGGCGAGTGTTATCAGGTCAATCTGACTGAGGCGCTACGGGCGCGGTGGCCAGCGGCCGATACCCGTGACATCGCGGCTTGGTTCGAGCGGCTGCGCGCAGCCCAACCCGGCGGCTATCAGGCCTGGCTCGACTGGGGTGAACAGCAGGTGCTGAGCCTGTCGCCCGAACTGTTTTTTGATTGGCGGCCCGATGGTGCAGAGGGCGTGTTGACCTGCCAGCCGATGAAGGGCACGGCGCCCCGCCACGCCGATCCTCGACTCGACGCGCAAGCCTGCTCGCAACTGCGCGAGAGCGCCAAAGAGCAGGCCGAAAACGTGATGATTGTGGATCTGCTGCGCAACGATATGGGGCGTATCGCCCAGCCCGGCAGCGTGCAGGTGTCCAGGCTGTTTGCGGTGCAGGCCTTGCCCACGGTGTGGCAAATGACTTCAACCGTTTGCGCGCGCACGCGCCCGGGCGTTGGTTTGCCCGAACTGTTTGCGGCGATGTTCCCATGCGGCTCGGTGACCGGCGCGCCCAAGGCGCGCGCCATGCACTGGATTGCTGCGCTGGAGCGTGGGCCGCGTGGCGTCTACTGCGGTGCCGTGGGGGTGGTGCGCCCCGGTGGCGCTGCGACTTTCAACGTACCGATTCGCACCGTCGCGCTGCAGCGTGGATCGGTCGCGCCGGGCCCACCGGCCGCGCCGGCATGGCACGGTCACTTTGGTGTTGGCAGCGCCATTACCTTTTATGCCGAGCCGCTGGCCGAGTGGCGCGAACTGGCTGCCAAGACGCGCTTTCTGGCGCGCGCTGCACAGCGCTTTGAGTTGTTGGAGACCCTGCGTCTCGAAGCAGGGCACTACTGGCTGCTGGAACAACATCTGGCGCGCATGGCGGGCAGCGCTGCCTACTTCGGCTTTGAGTGGCGGCCCGCTGACGTGCAGGCCTGTCTGGATCAGTTGCTTGGCGGGCGCGAGCAGGGCGTGTATCGGGTGCGGCTGACTTGTTCTTCGGAAGGTCAGGTCCAGGCTCAGGCCTTTGATTTGCAGCCGAGCCCGCAGCCCGTGTTTTTCAACCTGAGCGCGCAGGCCCTCGAATCGATGGGTCGCGAGCACGAGTTCGTGACCCACAAGACCACGCGTCGCCAGCATTACGAAACCCGGCTGCGCAGCGCGCCGGGCGTATTCGACACCTTGATGCGCAACGAGCGCGGCGAGTTGACCGAGTTCACCCGTGGCAATCTGGCGCTCAAGATGGCCGGGCGCTGGCGCACCCCCGCCTTGCACTGCGGACTGCTGGCCGGCACTTACCGTGCTGACTTGTTGGCACGGGGCGATTTGACCGAGGAGGTCTTGACACTGGCTGATTTGCAAGGAGCCGAAGAAGTGGCGTTCTTCAACAGTGTGCGCGGCTGGCTGGTGGCGCGGCTGGTGGCGTGA